A part of Solicola gregarius genomic DNA contains:
- a CDS encoding acyl-CoA dehydrogenase family protein translates to MPTEIYGLTEEQTDLFALAADFGREQIAPYALEWDLKKEFPVDVLRRAADLGMGGIYVGDDVGGSGLSRLEAALIIEGLAYGCPSIASYISIHNMVAGMIDRFGNDEQRRRWLPDLCSMAEFGSYCLTEAEAGSDAAALRTRARRDGDTYVLNGAKQFISGSGTSGTYVVMARTSDDGARGITAFVVENGTPGLSFGADELKMGWNAQPTREVRFDDVRVPAENLLAGEGMGFAIAMSGLDGGRVNIAASSLGGAQAAYDKALAYVEQRRAFGRSVAEFQATQFRIADMATELEAARLLLHRAARALDDDDRRATELCAMAKRHVTDTCFGIANDALQLHGGYGYLHEYGIEKIVRDLRVHQILEGTNEIMRVIISRAQRTPKVAS, encoded by the coding sequence TTGCCCACTGAGATCTACGGCCTCACCGAGGAGCAGACGGACCTGTTCGCGCTCGCCGCCGACTTCGGGCGCGAACAGATCGCTCCGTACGCGCTCGAGTGGGACCTCAAGAAGGAGTTTCCGGTCGATGTCCTACGCCGTGCCGCCGACCTCGGCATGGGCGGCATCTACGTCGGCGACGACGTCGGCGGGAGCGGGCTGTCGAGGCTCGAGGCGGCGTTGATCATCGAGGGGCTCGCATACGGCTGCCCGTCGATAGCGAGCTACATCTCGATCCACAACATGGTGGCCGGCATGATCGACCGCTTCGGCAACGACGAGCAGCGCCGGCGCTGGTTGCCCGACCTGTGCTCGATGGCGGAGTTCGGCAGCTACTGCCTGACGGAGGCGGAGGCCGGGTCCGATGCGGCCGCGCTGCGTACCCGCGCCCGGCGTGACGGCGATACGTACGTGCTGAACGGCGCAAAGCAGTTCATCTCCGGCTCAGGCACCTCCGGCACGTACGTCGTGATGGCGCGCACCAGCGATGACGGAGCGCGCGGCATCACCGCGTTCGTCGTCGAGAACGGCACGCCCGGACTCTCGTTCGGCGCCGACGAGCTCAAGATGGGCTGGAACGCCCAGCCCACCCGCGAGGTGCGTTTCGACGACGTTCGCGTACCGGCCGAGAACCTCCTGGCCGGCGAGGGCATGGGGTTCGCCATCGCGATGAGCGGCCTCGACGGCGGGCGCGTCAACATCGCAGCATCCTCCCTCGGCGGCGCGCAGGCCGCCTACGACAAGGCGCTCGCGTACGTCGAGCAGCGCAGGGCGTTCGGACGATCGGTCGCGGAGTTCCAGGCGACGCAGTTCCGCATTGCCGACATGGCCACCGAGCTCGAGGCTGCCCGGCTGCTGCTGCACCGGGCGGCTCGCGCGCTCGACGACGACGACCGGCGCGCGACCGAGCTGTGCGCGATGGCCAAGCGACACGTCACCGACACCTGCTTCGGCATCGCCAACGACGCCCTGCAGCTGCACGGTGGATACGGCTACCTGCACGAGTACGGCATCGAGAAGATCGTCCGCGACCTGCGCGTACACCAGATTCTCGAAGGGACCAACGAGATCATGCGCGTGATCATCTCCCGGGCGCAGCGCACGCCCAAGGTCGCGTCGTGA
- a CDS encoding ATP-binding protein, with protein sequence MPYETMPERPAAEVTLPAAGEFLTVLRTTAAALAATADFIIDDIEDLRIAIDEACSVLISRAIPGTDLHCRFFVDDGALTIEASAHVIDRRPPPRSGFAWMVLTSLTTSVDAHVREPDELVVTMTRAGSKAKAG encoded by the coding sequence GTGCCGTACGAGACGATGCCTGAGCGCCCCGCTGCCGAGGTCACGCTACCTGCCGCGGGTGAGTTTCTGACCGTCCTACGCACTACCGCCGCCGCCTTGGCGGCCACCGCAGACTTCATTATCGATGACATCGAGGATCTCCGCATCGCCATCGACGAGGCGTGCTCGGTCCTGATCAGCCGAGCGATCCCGGGCACCGATCTGCACTGCCGATTCTTCGTGGACGACGGTGCCCTGACGATCGAGGCGAGCGCCCACGTGATCGACCGGCGGCCGCCTCCACGCTCCGGGTTCGCCTGGATGGTGCTGACCTCGTTGACGACATCGGTCGACGCACACGTACGAGAGCCCGACGAGCTCGTCGTGACGATGACGCGCGCCGGCTCGAAGGCGAAGGCGGGTTGA
- a CDS encoding enoyl-CoA hydratase, with the protein MSYETILVEAKGPVGWITLNRPEALNALNFDVMHEVVDAARSFDADEAIGCIVLTGSAKAFAAGADIKAMQPLTYVDAYAGELFGQWDRVGDIGTPIVAAVAGYALGGGCELAMMCDLIVAADSAKFGQPEITLGVIPGMGGSQRLTRAVGKAKAMDLCLTGRMMDADEAERSGLVARVVPADDLLDDASKVAAKIASMSQVAAKAAKEAVNRAYESTLTEGVRFERRLFYGTFATEDKAEGMAAFVEKRKPDFKHR; encoded by the coding sequence ATGAGCTACGAGACGATCCTGGTCGAGGCCAAGGGGCCCGTCGGCTGGATCACCCTGAATCGCCCGGAAGCGCTCAACGCCTTGAACTTCGACGTCATGCACGAGGTCGTCGACGCAGCGCGGTCATTCGACGCCGACGAGGCGATCGGGTGCATCGTGCTCACCGGCTCCGCCAAGGCGTTCGCGGCGGGCGCCGACATCAAGGCGATGCAGCCCTTGACGTACGTCGACGCGTACGCGGGCGAGCTGTTCGGCCAGTGGGACCGGGTCGGCGACATCGGGACGCCGATCGTGGCGGCGGTGGCGGGGTACGCGCTCGGCGGCGGCTGCGAGTTGGCGATGATGTGCGACCTGATCGTCGCCGCCGACTCCGCGAAGTTCGGCCAGCCCGAGATCACGCTCGGCGTCATCCCCGGCATGGGCGGGTCACAGCGCCTCACCCGCGCCGTCGGCAAGGCCAAGGCGATGGACCTCTGTCTCACCGGGCGGATGATGGACGCCGACGAGGCGGAGCGCTCCGGCCTGGTCGCGCGCGTCGTACCCGCCGACGACCTGCTCGACGATGCGTCGAAGGTCGCCGCGAAGATCGCCTCGATGTCGCAGGTGGCGGCCAAGGCGGCTAAGGAGGCCGTCAACCGGGCGTACGAGTCGACACTCACCGAGGGCGTGCGCTTCGAGCGCCGGCTGTTCTACGGCACGTTCGCGACCGAGGACAAGGCCGAGGGCATGGCGGCGTTCGTGGAGAAGCGCAAGCCCGACTTCAAGCACCGCTGA
- a CDS encoding aldehyde dehydrogenase family protein, which produces MTETDIREQMLIDGAWVDAADGRVIEIESPRDHAVIGQVPRGGEADVDKAVRAARAAQPAWRATPPRERGDAFRRIADALEPELERIARLSALENGNAIRTQTRGESAFVVDAFRYFSGLAAEAKGETQPRGDLILDYTRREPLGVVGAIVPWNAPLMLSALKIAPAITMGNTLVLKLAEDAPLAILAVVRKCQEHLPAGVLNVVTGYGTEAGEALSHHPGVDKLSFTGSTAVGKRVMEVASERVVPVSLELGGKSPQVVFPDADEDWVVDGTIAGVRFFRQGQSCTAGSRLFLHESIFDSFIDKLTERLSKLVVGDPLDEATDMGAIVNTKQFDKVCDYIADGESQAGARITIGGVPPKDGPLSGGNYVQPTVIANVANDWRVAQEEIFGPVVVAIPWKDEDDVIAMANETHYGLAGFVWSHDMGAALRTAHRLDAGWVQVNQGGGQVLGQSYGGFKQSGIGREFSLEGMLDSFTQRKQVSVNLAH; this is translated from the coding sequence ATGACCGAAACAGACATTCGCGAGCAGATGCTGATCGACGGAGCGTGGGTCGACGCGGCCGACGGGCGCGTGATCGAGATCGAGTCGCCTCGCGACCACGCGGTCATCGGGCAGGTGCCGCGCGGCGGCGAGGCGGACGTGGACAAGGCGGTACGCGCCGCCCGCGCCGCCCAGCCAGCCTGGCGCGCGACCCCGCCCCGCGAGCGCGGCGACGCGTTCCGGCGCATCGCCGACGCACTCGAACCCGAGCTCGAACGGATCGCGAGGCTCTCCGCGCTCGAGAACGGCAACGCGATCCGTACGCAGACCCGCGGCGAGTCGGCCTTCGTGGTCGACGCGTTCCGCTACTTCAGCGGGCTCGCCGCCGAGGCGAAGGGCGAGACCCAGCCCCGAGGCGACCTGATCCTCGACTACACCCGCCGCGAGCCGCTCGGCGTCGTCGGCGCGATCGTCCCGTGGAACGCGCCGCTGATGCTGTCGGCCCTCAAGATCGCGCCGGCCATCACGATGGGCAACACCCTCGTGCTCAAGCTCGCCGAAGACGCCCCGCTCGCGATCCTGGCCGTCGTACGCAAGTGCCAGGAGCACCTGCCCGCCGGCGTCCTCAACGTCGTCACCGGCTACGGCACCGAGGCGGGCGAGGCGCTCAGCCACCACCCGGGTGTCGACAAGCTGTCGTTCACCGGCTCCACCGCGGTCGGCAAACGGGTCATGGAGGTCGCATCCGAGCGCGTCGTACCCGTCTCCCTCGAGCTCGGCGGCAAGAGCCCGCAGGTGGTGTTCCCCGACGCCGACGAGGACTGGGTGGTCGACGGCACGATCGCCGGCGTGCGCTTCTTCCGCCAGGGCCAGTCGTGCACAGCCGGCTCGCGGCTGTTCCTGCACGAGTCGATCTTCGACAGCTTCATCGACAAGCTCACCGAGCGGCTCTCCAAGCTGGTCGTCGGCGACCCACTCGACGAGGCGACCGATATGGGCGCCATTGTGAACACCAAGCAGTTCGACAAGGTCTGCGACTACATCGCCGACGGCGAGAGCCAGGCCGGCGCGCGCATCACGATCGGCGGCGTACCACCGAAGGACGGCCCATTGTCCGGTGGCAACTACGTGCAGCCGACCGTGATCGCGAACGTCGCCAACGACTGGCGCGTCGCCCAGGAGGAGATCTTCGGCCCGGTGGTCGTGGCGATCCCGTGGAAGGACGAGGACGACGTGATCGCCATGGCCAACGAGACCCACTACGGTCTCGCGGGGTTCGTCTGGTCCCACGACATGGGCGCGGCGCTACGTACCGCGCACCGGCTCGACGCCGGGTGGGTCCAGGTCAACCAGGGCGGCGGCCAGGTGCTCGGTCAGTCGTACGGCGGGTTCAAGCAGTCGGGCATCGGCCGGGAGTTCTCGCTCGAGGGCATGCTCGACAGCTTCACCCAGCGCAAACAGGTGTCGGTCAACCTTGCCCACTGA
- a CDS encoding 3-hydroxyisobutyryl-CoA hydrolase: MTGSEPEVLVETKGRLGHLVLNRPKAINALTLAMVDTMSEALEAWAEDDSVETVALTGAGDRGLCAGGDIRTLYDATTTGDLDHAETFWRREYALDALVAGYPKPYVAVMDGVVMGGGVGVSAHASHRIVTETTKVGMPEVTIGYTPDVGTSIILSHSPDELGTYAALTGIPLNATDAITVGLADTYVPSERIEELVRRLADEPADEAIAALTGGSPPESALDRTTIGRCFAHDTIAEIRGDLTRAGDRRTLEALDRAAPFSLAVTLRALRNARSFDRVEQSLEQDLTLSLALIRRPDFREGVRAAVIDKDRNPHWQPDSLADVAGADVDAVFQPDLNRKERR; this comes from the coding sequence GTGACGGGCTCCGAGCCGGAGGTCCTGGTAGAGACCAAGGGCCGGCTCGGCCACCTCGTCCTGAACCGCCCGAAGGCGATCAACGCGCTCACGCTCGCGATGGTCGACACGATGTCGGAGGCGCTCGAGGCCTGGGCCGAGGACGACTCGGTCGAGACCGTTGCGCTCACCGGCGCGGGTGATCGCGGACTGTGCGCGGGCGGCGACATCCGCACGTTGTACGACGCCACCACCACCGGCGACCTCGACCACGCGGAGACCTTCTGGCGACGCGAGTACGCCCTCGACGCGCTGGTCGCGGGCTACCCCAAGCCGTACGTCGCGGTGATGGACGGCGTCGTCATGGGCGGCGGCGTCGGGGTGTCCGCACACGCGAGCCACCGCATCGTCACGGAGACGACGAAGGTCGGCATGCCCGAGGTGACAATCGGATACACCCCCGATGTGGGCACCAGCATCATCTTGTCGCACTCCCCCGACGAGCTCGGCACGTACGCCGCGTTGACCGGGATCCCGCTCAACGCAACCGATGCGATCACGGTCGGGCTCGCCGACACGTACGTGCCGAGCGAACGCATCGAGGAGCTGGTCCGCCGCCTCGCCGACGAACCCGCCGACGAGGCGATCGCGGCGTTGACCGGTGGCTCGCCGCCGGAGTCCGCGCTCGACCGTACGACGATCGGTCGGTGCTTCGCGCACGACACCATCGCAGAGATCCGCGGCGACCTGACACGGGCCGGCGACCGACGTACCCTCGAAGCGCTCGACCGCGCGGCGCCGTTCTCGCTCGCGGTCACCCTTCGCGCCCTCCGGAACGCGCGCTCGTTCGACCGCGTCGAGCAGTCCCTCGAGCAAGACCTGACCCTGTCGCTCGCGCTGATCCGCCGCCCCGACTTCCGCGAGGGCGTACGCGCGGCGGTCATCGACAAGGATCGCAACCCCCACTGGCAGCCCGACAGCCTCGCCGACGTCGCCGGTGCGGACGTCGACGCGGTATTCCAGCCCGACCTCAACCGGAAGGAAAGACGATGA
- a CDS encoding NAD(P)-dependent malic enzyme has translation MVADHSGSQPVDYSDDPAFALHRGGKMAIARTVPLDDADDLSLAYTPGVARVCEAIAENPDASNDYTWVPNTVAVVTDGSAVLGLGNIGPSAAMPVMEGKAVLFKQFAGVDAIPICLDTQDPDEIVDTVVRLAPSFGGINLEDISAPRCFEIEARVQERLDIPVFHDDQHGTAVVTLAALLNALRLTGRSAAETRVVISGAGAAGVAVTRILMSAGIRRISVVDRQGVISTSRSDLTPVKLRLAQDTSEWARAGELVDALRDADVFIGVSGGTVPEEAVEQMADDAIVFALANPHPEVHPDIARRHARVAATGRSDYPNQINNVLAFPGIFRGALDVRAPRISEDMKVAAAEALAGLVGDRLAEDYVIPGAFDERVAPSVAAAVTAAARRGGLARA, from the coding sequence ATGGTTGCCGATCACTCCGGCTCCCAGCCCGTCGACTATTCCGACGACCCGGCTTTCGCGCTGCATCGCGGCGGCAAGATGGCGATCGCGCGCACCGTTCCGCTCGACGACGCCGATGACCTTTCGCTCGCGTACACCCCCGGCGTCGCCCGGGTATGCGAGGCGATCGCCGAGAACCCCGACGCGTCGAACGACTACACCTGGGTACCGAACACGGTCGCGGTGGTCACCGACGGGAGCGCGGTGCTCGGTCTCGGCAACATCGGCCCGTCGGCCGCGATGCCCGTGATGGAGGGCAAGGCGGTGCTGTTCAAGCAGTTCGCCGGCGTGGACGCGATCCCGATCTGCCTTGATACACAGGATCCTGACGAGATCGTCGACACGGTCGTACGGCTCGCACCGAGTTTTGGCGGAATCAACCTCGAGGACATCTCGGCGCCGCGTTGCTTCGAGATCGAGGCCCGCGTACAGGAACGACTCGACATCCCGGTCTTCCACGACGACCAGCACGGCACGGCGGTAGTCACACTGGCGGCGCTGCTCAACGCGCTGCGGCTGACCGGCCGGTCAGCCGCCGAGACGCGGGTCGTGATCTCCGGCGCGGGCGCCGCGGGCGTCGCGGTCACCAGGATCCTGATGAGCGCCGGCATCCGGCGGATCTCTGTGGTCGACCGCCAGGGCGTGATCAGCACCAGCCGATCCGATCTGACGCCGGTCAAGCTCCGACTCGCCCAGGACACCAGCGAGTGGGCACGCGCCGGTGAGCTCGTCGACGCACTACGCGATGCCGACGTGTTCATCGGCGTCTCGGGCGGCACTGTCCCGGAAGAGGCCGTCGAGCAGATGGCCGACGACGCCATCGTGTTCGCGCTCGCGAACCCCCACCCCGAGGTCCATCCCGATATCGCCCGCCGTCACGCGCGCGTCGCTGCGACCGGACGCTCCGACTACCCGAACCAGATCAACAACGTGTTGGCGTTCCCCGGCATCTTCCGTGGTGCGCTCGACGTACGCGCTCCGCGGATCTCGGAGGACATGAAGGTCGCGGCGGCCGAGGCGCTAGCCGGCCTGGTCGGTGACCGTCTTGCCGAGGACTACGTGATTCCGGGTGCGTTCGACGAGCGGGTCGCGCCGTCGGTCGCGGCGGCGGTCACCGCCGCCGCCCGCAGGGGCGGTCTGGCCCGAGCCTGA
- the mmsB gene encoding 3-hydroxyisobutyrate dehydrogenase → MTAIAVIGLGNMGHHMSVNLTKAGHDVHGYDIVPELCEKAAAKGVGIAESASVAAAGADVVITMLQSGEQVQGLYGGPDGIIAAATPGTAFLDCSTISVDDARAAHRLAQDAGFLSVDAPVSGGVVGAEAGTLTFMVGGTSEAFEVARPYFEVMGKRVVHCGDPGAGQAAKICNNLMLAISMIGVSEGFVLGEKLGLTHQALFDVAANASGQCWALTTNCPVPGPVPSSPANRDYQAGFASQLMLKDLLLSQAAAGSSGVDTELGAHATKIYERLVGTHDPHKDFSDIINDVRERSQEG, encoded by the coding sequence ATGACCGCCATCGCAGTGATCGGCCTGGGCAACATGGGCCACCACATGTCCGTCAACCTCACGAAGGCCGGGCACGACGTGCACGGGTACGACATCGTCCCCGAGCTGTGCGAGAAGGCGGCAGCCAAGGGCGTCGGCATCGCGGAGTCGGCGTCCGTCGCGGCCGCCGGCGCGGACGTCGTCATCACGATGTTGCAGTCCGGCGAGCAGGTTCAGGGCCTCTACGGCGGCCCCGACGGCATCATCGCCGCGGCCACGCCGGGCACGGCGTTCCTCGACTGCTCGACGATCTCGGTCGACGATGCGCGCGCGGCACATCGACTCGCCCAGGACGCCGGCTTCCTGTCCGTCGACGCTCCCGTGTCCGGCGGTGTAGTGGGCGCCGAGGCCGGAACGCTGACCTTCATGGTCGGTGGCACGTCGGAGGCGTTCGAGGTCGCGCGCCCGTATTTCGAGGTCATGGGCAAACGAGTCGTGCATTGCGGCGATCCGGGTGCGGGCCAGGCCGCCAAGATCTGTAACAACCTCATGCTCGCCATCTCCATGATCGGCGTCTCCGAGGGCTTCGTGCTCGGCGAGAAGCTCGGGCTGACCCACCAGGCGCTGTTCGACGTCGCGGCCAATGCCTCGGGCCAGTGCTGGGCGTTGACGACGAACTGCCCGGTGCCCGGGCCGGTGCCGAGTAGTCCGGCGAACCGCGACTACCAGGCGGGGTTCGCGTCTCAGCTGATGCTCAAGGACCTGCTGCTCTCCCAGGCCGCTGCGGGGTCGAGCGGTGTGGACACCGAGCTCGGCGCCCATGCGACCAAGATCTACGAGCGGCTCGTGGGCACCCACGACCCGCACAAGGACTTCTCCGACATCATCAACGACGTCCGCGAACGCTCGCAGGAAGGTTAG
- a CDS encoding RNA polymerase sigma factor SigF → MTVDVRSQTLDEPTAGEHTDLSPDEVKRLTRRAFDRLIALGDGAERDRVRAQLVSLHLPLVEHLARRFRNRGEPHDDLVQVGVIGLIKSIDRFECTRGVEFSTYATPTVVGEIKRHFRDKGWSIRVPRRLQEMRLSLASATADLTQLLGRSPTVGELAEQLEVAEEEVLEGLESANAYSTLSLDAPESRGEDGPSMADAIGTEDKELEQVEYRESLKPLLAALEPRDRRILSLRFFHQMTQSQIAHEIGLSQMHVSRLLARTLDQLRVGLQDTA, encoded by the coding sequence ATGACCGTTGACGTCCGATCACAGACTCTCGACGAGCCGACCGCCGGGGAGCACACGGACCTCTCGCCCGACGAGGTCAAACGCCTTACCCGGCGAGCATTCGACCGACTCATCGCCCTCGGCGACGGCGCCGAGCGGGATCGCGTACGTGCCCAGCTCGTCTCGTTGCACCTCCCCCTTGTAGAGCATCTCGCCCGCCGCTTCCGCAACCGCGGCGAACCACACGACGACCTGGTCCAGGTCGGGGTCATCGGCCTGATCAAGTCGATCGACCGCTTCGAGTGCACACGCGGGGTCGAGTTCTCGACGTACGCGACGCCCACCGTCGTCGGCGAGATAAAGCGACACTTCCGCGACAAGGGTTGGTCGATCCGGGTCCCCCGCCGGCTACAGGAGATGCGGCTCTCGCTGGCGAGCGCGACGGCAGACCTCACCCAGCTACTCGGACGCTCACCCACCGTCGGGGAGCTCGCCGAACAGCTCGAGGTCGCCGAGGAGGAAGTCCTCGAAGGCCTCGAGTCGGCGAACGCGTACTCGACGTTGTCGCTTGACGCACCTGAGTCTCGTGGCGAGGACGGCCCGAGCATGGCCGACGCGATCGGCACCGAGGACAAGGAGCTCGAGCAGGTTGAGTACCGGGAGTCGCTCAAACCCCTGCTGGCCGCGCTCGAACCGCGAGACCGGCGCATTCTGTCGCTGCGGTTCTTCCATCAGATGACGCAGTCACAGATCGCGCACGAGATCGGCCTGTCGCAGATGCACGTGTCGCGACTGCTCGCACGCACGCTCGACCAGTTGCGGGTGGGCCTGCAAGACACCGCCTGA
- a CDS encoding WhiB family transcriptional regulator, whose protein sequence is MDWRNRSACLDEDPELFFPIGNTGPAIMQIEEAKVVCRRCEVREQCLAWALESGQDHGVWGGMSEDERRALKRRNARARIRTA, encoded by the coding sequence GTGGATTGGCGTAACCGCTCCGCGTGTCTCGACGAAGACCCGGAGCTGTTCTTCCCGATCGGCAACACCGGCCCCGCGATCATGCAGATCGAGGAGGCCAAAGTGGTGTGCCGTCGCTGCGAGGTGCGCGAGCAGTGTCTTGCCTGGGCGCTCGAGTCCGGTCAGGATCACGGCGTGTGGGGCGGAATGTCGGAAGACGAGCGCCGCGCGCTCAAGCGCCGCAACGCACGCGCCCGCATTCGCACCGCTTAG
- a CDS encoding MarR family winged helix-turn-helix transcriptional regulator, translating into MPEQQDHPRDPISEARRQWVAHGWGDVADGMAAVTSVMRAQQIMLARVHEVLKPFDLTFARYELLALLSFTRKGALPMSRASSLLQVHPTSVTNAVDRLESAGLVRRLPHPDDRRGVLVELTAAGRAKCKAATGQLNAKVFAEPGLKPDDVDALVSVLTNLRRDAGDFD; encoded by the coding sequence GTGCCCGAGCAGCAGGACCATCCGCGCGACCCCATCTCCGAGGCGCGCCGCCAGTGGGTTGCGCACGGGTGGGGTGACGTCGCCGACGGCATGGCCGCGGTGACGTCGGTGATGCGAGCCCAGCAGATCATGCTCGCGCGCGTACACGAGGTGCTGAAGCCGTTCGACCTCACCTTCGCGCGGTACGAGCTGCTCGCGTTGCTCTCGTTCACCCGCAAGGGCGCCCTGCCGATGTCGCGGGCGAGCTCGTTGCTGCAGGTACATCCGACGAGCGTGACGAACGCCGTCGACAGGTTGGAGTCGGCCGGGCTCGTCCGCCGGCTACCGCATCCCGACGATCGCCGTGGCGTACTCGTCGAGCTGACCGCGGCCGGCCGCGCGAAGTGCAAGGCGGCGACCGGTCAGCTCAACGCGAAGGTGTTCGCGGAGCCGGGGCTGAAACCCGACGACGTCGACGCCCTCGTCTCGGTGCTCACCAACCTCCGCCGCGACGCCGGCGACTTCGACTGA
- a CDS encoding COG4315 family predicted lipoprotein codes for MRPILVSASAAVVALLVLSACGSDDESSSGGDDVGAGLTTATVGDVGSVLVDADGHPVYTNEVENRDTIKCVQTCVDFWPPVKANGDVPDSVDGVDGRFATIMRPDGGKQVTLDGQALYTFADDEGTDAVKGDGFEDDFHGSHFVWHVVTASGSASSGDSDDGGGYGGY; via the coding sequence ATGAGACCGATACTGGTCAGTGCGTCCGCCGCCGTGGTGGCGCTCTTGGTCCTGTCGGCGTGCGGAAGCGATGACGAGTCGTCGTCGGGTGGCGACGACGTCGGTGCTGGGCTGACGACGGCTACGGTCGGCGATGTCGGATCGGTGCTGGTCGATGCCGACGGTCACCCGGTCTACACCAACGAGGTCGAGAATCGCGACACGATCAAGTGTGTCCAGACCTGTGTGGACTTCTGGCCGCCGGTCAAGGCCAACGGCGATGTGCCCGACTCGGTCGACGGCGTCGACGGCAGGTTCGCGACGATCATGCGTCCCGACGGCGGTAAGCAGGTCACGCTCGATGGTCAGGCCCTGTACACGTTCGCGGACGACGAGGGCACCGACGCCGTCAAGGGCGACGGATTCGAGGACGACTTCCATGGAAGCCACTTCGTCTGGCACGTCGTCACGGCCTCGGGCTCCGCGAGCTCGGGCGACTCCGATGACGGCGGCGGATACGGCGGCTACTGA
- a CDS encoding zinc-binding dehydrogenase has protein sequence MFAAYVNSFSSESPVDGLVLGERPDPVAPDGWTIVTVKAAALNHHDLWSLRGVGLREESLPMILGCDAAGHDEDGNEVIVHAVISDPAWTGDETMDPKRSLLSEVYDGTLADKIAIPARNVVPKPRGLSFEEAACLPTAWLTAYRMLFTQADLNPGDTVLIQGAGGGVATAAISLAREAGMRVYATSRDESKRAKALEIGAHDVFEPGARLPRRVDAVMETVGAATWSHSIKSLRPGGTVVMCGATSGFTPERGELNRIFALQLRVHGSTMGTKGELAALADFMDVSGLRPLIDRVLPMEQADQGLRAMDEGRVFGKIVVTR, from the coding sequence ATGTTCGCCGCGTACGTGAATTCCTTCAGCTCCGAATCGCCGGTCGACGGGCTCGTGCTGGGAGAGCGTCCCGACCCGGTCGCTCCCGACGGCTGGACGATTGTGACAGTCAAGGCCGCGGCCCTGAACCACCATGATCTCTGGTCGCTGCGAGGCGTCGGGCTGCGTGAGGAATCGCTCCCCATGATCCTGGGATGCGACGCTGCCGGTCACGACGAGGACGGTAACGAGGTCATCGTGCACGCGGTGATCAGCGACCCGGCATGGACGGGCGACGAGACGATGGATCCCAAGCGTTCGCTGCTGTCCGAGGTGTACGACGGCACGCTCGCCGACAAGATCGCGATCCCGGCGCGCAACGTCGTGCCGAAGCCGCGCGGGCTGTCGTTCGAGGAGGCAGCATGCCTGCCGACCGCGTGGCTCACGGCGTACCGGATGCTCTTCACGCAAGCAGACCTGAACCCGGGCGACACGGTGCTGATCCAGGGCGCCGGTGGTGGCGTGGCGACCGCCGCGATCAGCCTCGCGCGCGAGGCGGGTATGCGGGTGTACGCGACGAGCCGCGACGAGTCGAAACGCGCCAAGGCGCTGGAGATCGGGGCGCACGACGTGTTCGAGCCCGGAGCTCGGTTGCCGCGCCGCGTCGATGCGGTGATGGAGACGGTGGGCGCCGCGACGTGGTCGCACTCGATCAAGTCGCTGCGACCCGGCGGCACGGTCGTGATGTGCGGTGCGACGTCGGGCTTCACCCCCGAGCGTGGCGAGCTGAACCGCATCTTCGCGCTGCAGCTGCGCGTACACGGCTCGACGATGGGCACGAAGGGCGAGCTGGCAGCGCTCGCGGACTTCATGGACGTCTCCGGCCTGCGCCCGCTGATCGACCGCGTGCTGCCGATGGAGCAGGCCGATCAGGGGCTGCGCGCGATGGACGAAGGCCGCGTCTTCGGCAAGATCGTCGTCACCCGCTGA